The genomic interval cCATACCTAAGCACttacatcacacacacacacaagcacacacacacacacacacaaaacaccaGACACAAAAGTCACAGGCGCACAGCATCAACGAGCCACGCTCCAACTCTTCAGATACATTTGTTTGTATGTGGAcgcatgtgtatatgtgcgcGCACAACTGTAACTGCAAAATTGTGGCTGCAGCATAAATGAGACCGAAACGAAATCAAATTGTAaaaggcaacggcagcaaatAGCCAGGGCCAGAGTTGTCATAAGAGCACATATTGGACTTGCCGCAGGATGGGTTTGCTGTATGATTTTTGGAATCTATCTGGGGGGACTTTACTCTGGAACACGGGCGTGCTGTTTGCGTCCATGTGTTTCATTAGcgcatttatgcaattttcaaaTGGACTGTGACATTTCGGATGTGTGAAAACCTTATGGAAAATGACTAAATGAATTGAATTCTTTGCAAGTTATTTCAGATGTTAAATATCATCAATGTTGTTTAAAATGGCATGGTATGTGTTCACATACTCGTACTTGTTACTGATGctcaaaaatattcaattaatatGCTTTGTAATTTCCTTTACTTAGTCAACTCTACAAATATTAGTTAAATATTAGTTATAAATAGGCACGTTATTATTATATGtgaattttctttagttttttaaaACATATCAGCTTAAAAGTGTACAAGTTGGTTAGATTTGCGGGTAGAATACAAACGTGGATTTGATAGATAATCCTTCTGCATTTCATCATCATAACTGTATACTTGTAGGTATATTTAAATACGGCATCCTAATGAAAACAACTTCTGagtatcttcaaaaacaaattctttTGACAGCTTCATGGTCTATTATGCTTGTACGACACAAACCTCCTCGTGGAAACTCAACCCGTTTTCTTTTAAACACAGCTCCTCCAAAGGTTCATTTGTGGCATGCCACGACCCTGATTAAGTTTCTGTACAATGCAATTTTGCAACCCTGCTCATTAGCATCGCTGCCGCCCCACACTCCCTCAGAGGCGGAACAATAAGGGTTTTTTGTCATTCCGCCATTAATGTTCAGTCAATAAAATgtcataattaaaaaataattctgCCCATATTGAGAATGCGGCATTTGCGGCTGCAactcctgctgttgctgctactgccaGAATGACCTTAATTGCTGGCGTACGTGTGGCAGCGATTCATGTGCAGCACTCTCAGTGTGCCAGTGTGCGTTTTGTGTGAGTGCCAGCTTGTGTGTGGCAGCAAGTGAGCCTGTGTTGCAACTGTcaaatgaataaaattaaGTGTAGCTGTGTtcctgttgtttttgttgttgctgctgctactgctgttcGTGTTGCTCTTTCGCACgatacagcagcagcagcaacagcagctggttGGCAGGATATGTTGTTGCACTAATTGAATGTGGCAGGCATTCAGTATACGGACAGAAAGTTGAGCTTGTCTTTCGCCACAGCCTGCTACACTCACCATCTCGCTCTGCCTGGCAACCAGattgtgtgtgtatctctcggtatctgtgtgtgtatatgtgtctgTATCACTGTCGGGCAGACAAGTAGCTTCATTTTTCGCCACAATTCGTATTCGCATTTTAAGTGCAACGGCATACAGATTGCGATTGCTGTTGACATGGCAATGCAATAAAAGTTTGCCTCGTtctgctgcaactgcagcagtggcagcaaaaGGCGTCTGCCAACCCGGCTGCATCAGAAGGCAGAAGGCAAATGTCAGACGACGGCAATTGTTTCCCATTATTGCTTATGCTGATGATTAAGAGCACCAGGCGCAGTACGTTCCCCATTGGGTCGACGACGACCACACAAAAGCCATCAGCTGGCGGCAGATTAAAATGTGTTAATGGTTCGTcctacacacacccacacaaacacagacaatGAAGGAGACAAGCACACATATTTGTTGATAGCAAGGAGTTTGCAAATTGCcatcaattaaaaatacaaattcaattgaattgctCAGTGAATCCACATTGCAGTTGCCTTTGCTGATTGCCTCGCCAGAGAGATAAGTAAATAtcacttttaaatttaatatgcaaCTCAATTGTGTATCAAATATAAGTTTTCAtgctttaattgaattgcCATTTCGCTCGAAACAATAAAACGGAAATCGCATTGGGACAGGGCAACGCCAATGCCAAAACAATAACTGCCTGGCATTTGTGCTGCAACATTAaagtttttgaatattttctaaaatatttataagcattTTGCCAGTCAAAAATGCTGTTCAGGCATTTTCCTGCCCGACTACCTGAGCTGAGTGTTTGCACTGGCGTATTGTCTATTTActtgggcaacaacaacatctgcCTTCAATCTGTGTATATTTCTGTCCGTCTATCTaggtgtgtgtatatatgtgtgtgtatccaTTCATTGTATATCTAGCTATGGATGCTGTCTGTTTGCGCATCTTTGCCAAATTCCAACAAGTGCTTGACTGTTAAGCGCAGTGAAATGAATGCTATTGTGCTCTAATATCAGGCTAGTGCACTTTTTAGAACGGCGGAACACTTGATGGACGTCAGCTTGAAACTGTTTGGCTATTgcaatgtattttttatttgccaggcATTGGCGGCTCTCAAAAGtagattttcaagatatgtgtAGCATGTAAGCTTTGGGCTTGGGTTGGCCTGATTGCAGAAATCTTTAGACATTACTATGATTAATTGCTTATGTCTGCATcttgtatattttatgtaaaGGTAAAAAAGattattttctttcttacTTCAGCTTCGGAGTATGTCGATTTATAAGCATCATTTAATTGAACTTTAATATCATATGTTTCGCTTTTAAGATCTTCATCTATATCATGAAATacgaatattataataaagttGCGTTTTGCCAGTGAGAATAATATGTATCACAACATTTATATCCTGGTGTGTTGTACGTGAGGCTTAGTTAAATCTCGACTGGCATTCTTATCCCCAGTTGCCAATGGCAACTTTATGCAATACTGAATTTGATACATTCCTCGGAATATCAGAGCAAATGCTGCTCGAATAATGTACTCAGCAGCAAGACTTTGcagccaacacacacaaataagaAAAACTGGAGCATCTGTTGCTGTATTGCGAACAGATAGAAATACGGCTCAGGCTTAGGCACAGTCAGGCTCAGACATTGTTAGTTGATGTTGCAGGTCTGCTGCTTGTATTTAGACAGACAACTTGCTGCAGTCACAAGTATCTCGATCTGTATTTCCAAAAAGGAAGCCGGGCGACCCAACGGATGTGCTAAGCGGCCCACCCACGCCACTTACGCTGAAAAGCATGTTTAATGTTGCTTACTTTGCTAGCCATTTGCTGTATCCCATGGATGTCGTTGgctctgttgctgtttttgctgccGTCTTTGCTAAATgcttgcatacatatattttccaGCAATTTGTTACATGTACTTGGCCctgtgtctctctgtgtgcgtgcgcaATATGCTGCAGGGGCACACTCGACTTGCTTGGTAATGGTCGTAATCGTAGTCACCGTCTTAAGCTCCGATTCACTAGACGCGCCCCCGCCCACGCCCATCTTCGCTCTCCTTGGGCAGCTTCGCAAAAGTCAAGGTAGGTATTTTACTTGTGAACTGTTTGTAAGTGGAAAAGTTTGTGCACACGTTGCgccataaatacaataaaagcAACTCTGAAACCGAACCGAATTCGGAAGACACTACAAAAATTATACAAGTCTTTTGACGGCTTCCAATGGattggaatatataaaagagaAAATGAGTTTTAATAGGGTGAGTACCGCAACTAAAATGATTTAATGTAAAAAGAGGGCATCAGAAGTTGTGGCTAATTTGTTAACATTTCTTTACGTCTTTACTTTCCGAGTAAAGTTCAGCAAATTCTATCGAAATTTGAGTTGCAAGTTGACATACTCGCATATGTATAAGAGAGTATTCTTGTAATTTGGCAAGCTATTTCCCATTTGCCCATGACACTAAAATTACACTAATTGATAAATGGCGTTAATGGGCGGCACGGTGAAATTAGCCAACAATGCATATGGAAGgacaacaaaggcaacatcAATTACTCAATAAAAGGCAGGTACGATGGCTTGTAGATTGAGGGGAATTTCGAATTTTGGAATTGCCAGTGGTAGATAGATCAAAAGCCATTAAATGACGAACAGAGCGACATACAATAAAGCAGAAGCAATCACATTTCATGCATTCACTGCTTTCGTGCTAACAACCCTACCCCAACACCAAACCAATGTTAATCTGCAACCCCCAACCTCGTCCTGCATTGACAAATGACTTTTATGGGTGGGAGCTGAGGCATTGCGGGTGAAGCGGGCAAAAAGCACCACTGTCATGGCCAgattgctgttgcatttggtAAATTAATCAACCCTTGCTGATTTACACAGAGTTTGAGGTCGTGGGTGAActgtctgctgctgggcgACAAGCCATAATTACGTTTGAAATGCAATCGTtgctttctttgttttttagttCTAAGTGCCCAATCCCTTAACAGAAGCTAAACAATTCTAAAATCAATTGCACTCAATTCAATTACAGAGGCTCGGCAACATTGTTGCAAGTGCCGAGCTCTAAAATCAAATGTCGAATAGCCAGAACAATTGGTTGGTGGCAGGTTTGGTATGTGTGGTTGAGTGCACCACATAATATTGTTCAAGTATCTTGCAATAATAGTCGTAAATTGccaactctttttttttaatcttatTTACAGCTACAGACAAAGGATACTAGATATTGATCCAGCAGATACTTCACATGTTTTATAgcatgcatttatatgaaaacatTTAACTTCTGActaaaacataaaatgttCTTTATGACTGGAAACGgacgaaaatataaaaattcagAGTGGCCGTTTTtcacaaaagaaaatattttgttaaataaaaaaatattatatctatatatataaacgagTTTGTTCTGAATGACTGACTAAACGATGaccaacgcacagcccaatcGGTCAGACCTACCAGGCTGAAATGTATACTAAAGCTTCCTTTTGGGTCGAAAGTGAACAACAGGACGAGAAAATTGAGAAAACATTGGTATTAAATGAGTAACAAATTTACTTTGTACAggattaaaaaacaaaaaaattgtatattattcTATTGAGATTTACAGAGCATCGGATAATCGTGCTATTTAAGTTTGTTATTGCGGCTGCTGGCGgtaatatgcaaaatgcgagtaatttacaaatttcattgttgttgctttcgtGTGTGCAGAATTGCACTTGTGTTTGTGCTGCAATTGTGTTGTAAAAAGAGTGTACCTTCTGTTTCGATTTGTATGACCATCCAGATATCCACAAGCCCGTGCGTGTGGTTACATCCTATGGTGGTGCAAGCCCACAATTTATAAGCCTTTTGGCTACATTTTGTGGCTTTGATTGCAATTATCttttgaattttgtatttatttgatacACTTTGCCCAATTGTACGTTCATCGGCTTTTGTATTGTCATTGCTATTGTCATTTATATCCATATGTGCACATAAACTGCAAGCAAGTTGCAAATAAAAGGGCCACAGGGTGTTGGCCTTTTGAATTGTTCATACCTAGGCTAGGATTGTGGCGCTGCACTCAGACTGATAGCAGGTGTGTGGGCGTATGAGCCCTattcagttttcaatttagCAATTTGCCGTTTATTAATTGGCAATTTCATGCAGTCTGTAAGCTATTTTGAAGAGCCCCTGGCCTGATGCTACTACAATAGACAATCTTGCGGCATTCAATTGACTTTTAGAGACAGGATCTCATATAAAATAGTCATATGCCTTAGATTGGTTTTTATAGGTTTATTGTTGCTTAACCCCCTTCTCCACTGTGTCTGATAACATGTATGAAAATAGTCGAGGGCTTGCTGGGAGCTCAGAACTGGCCCCAGCGATTTGGCAATCCTTCGCCATTTGGATAGTTTCGACTATTCATATGCTTTATCAAATAGTTGGCAAAGTATTCACCGCGTTTCTCCGGCTGGACACACTGCACTGCTCTCCAGCCATTCGAAATGAGAGCGCACCTCTCCGGCTGCACATGAAAGGGCTTTGAGATGGTCAAAAAGCTGCGTTTCTTGCGCGGCCGTTGAGGGACGTTCACCGGTTCCAGCATGTGGTGCAATTCAATGGGTGGCTCGTGCGGGGCATCCAGCAACATGGCCACTTGGGGATTCTCCAAGCGCATCGCTTGCATCTGAACCTCATCCAGTTGCCTTTCCCAAGCGTCGTTGCCGTCACCGTCGCCATCGCCGTCGCCATCGCCGTTGCCATCTGGCACGTTGACAACGTCGACAGCTTCCACCTCGGGCAACTGCAGGTGTATTAGTTCTTCAACAACTCCCTGCTCCATGTGGCTGCTCTTCTGTTCACTTTGCGTTGATTcgataaaattaaaaactcagATAATACGGCAGTTTGAATACCTGCTAATTCGAGAAaattctttgttttatttttatatattttttttttgtgttgtgctTCTCGGATAATAGATTAAAACTGAATTTAATGAtagtaaaatgaaaaacaattgccGAAATTGTTCTCCAGGCCTGCCTGACTTgtattgaataataataataatttacatacTGCCGATTACAGCGAAATGCGCACATTTCTCCAAATTTGAAGTGCGAACTTCTGATCAAGGCTATTTGGGtctcaaaatcaattttatatgcGATAAGATACAACTGTGTATCCATTAAATACATACACTcgctgacacacacacacacacaaacacacaggcacacatacacaaagtCAGgagacacacatatatatatgcccgTATCGACAACTCGAGTGCCATACAACCGTCTGGCTGCCCAGCGGCAAATGCTGCTTTTGCTCCCCAGCGTCCAGCTACAAATGGATAAATGCTGTCTGACATTTACCCGTTTCTCCCCTCGTATACACTTACATACACGCTCACACCTACAAACAAAAACCCAGCACCCACCCACAATGATTGCACGCATTTAGCCCTCTTTAACCCGGTGGCGTCTCACttctgcgtatgtgtgtgtgtgcgtgtgtgtgtgtgtactgctgctgccattgttgctgctgttgccgtcaCCATCATCATTACAAGCAATTTAATTCGTCTTAATGTTGCCATGAAGCGCgcgccgcagctgctgccccatgttgctgttgtaaatagctgttgctgctgttgtttggtCCGTGCTTTTGATGTGCTGTAAATGATGACATTATGGCTGcacaattaataattttcattatttaaagTGCTTATAATAATTGTAGCTCGCAATTGCAAAATTGCAAACCGCGAGCACAGGTAATCAATTTGTAGGGAAGCCGTGCGGCAATTGAGGTAGCTAAATGACGTTTTCGTGGGGCGCCTAATTCGtggattttaaataaaagtcaGGCAAACGCGTGGCAATAAGCACTAacccaaacacaaacacaaacatgcATAGCTGCGCGCATCCAACAAGTTAGCtgccagcaacatgttgctagCAACATTGAGGCAAGGCGCCGTCGCAGTTGCTCACAAGCTGCCAATTTGGCGCTCAATTTgactctcgctctcgctccctCTCGCACTCAGGCGCTGTCTGACTTTCTCCCTCCCTTTGTGTGCTACTGTTGGCAATTTATTAAGGTCTATCCTGTGGCACTGTGTGTAATCACATTGTTGCCATTTTCACTTCATTATTTGCCTTTATATGTggcaattttgttttattgctgGCGGCCTGGCAGCATCCTTCGGCTCATGTTTGCGTAAGCTTTGGCGCGCTCTCTGGCGTCCCCACACCTAAGCGCTTTCTTCTTCTGCCCCACAAGTACTTGCGATTTAGTTGGATAAGCAATAAGGCCAGGATATGCCACCTAACGCCACCCATTCGGAGGCAATTTTAGCGGCAGTTGGCCCTCAATGTCGCTTATTCGCTTCTAGCTACCTTGTTtggtcgtgtgtgtgtgtgtgtgtgtgtgtgtgtgctgttgtGCATGTGCGTGAGGACAGCAGACAGTAATTATTATGCCATGTCCAGCGATAATTGGATTCAATGAAATGCCTCCATGGACGGTTTGTCTGTGCGCAGTAGCATAAAAAGTTTCCCCTGCCAATGTCTGCGCCACGCTGCAGTCGCACTCTGCACTGTCATTCaggctgtgtgtatgtgtgagtgtgtgtgtgtgtgtgcataggtGGGTTTCTGCAAGGATTTGTATGTTTATTAAGTGCTTGGATGACAATTAAATATTGTCAACTAATAGcatacagttggataaattcTGACTTATTCCCAGAATCACACGATACTTATGCAATTCACTAAACAAAGAATGTGTTCATTATCTGGACTTGTTATCATAATATCTATCTGCAGTAAATCACGGAACTGACTTGTCGcagttaataaataaatagcttaAGAGTTGAGAAGTGGGGCAGAAGCTCTAGTAATCGCTTAAACAGAAATAAATCAATGTCAAACATGGATCTTCTGATGGGAACTGCACTCAATAAATTGGTAAACactttatttatctatttttgtACTAAACTGTTTAATTATGCAGAAAATATAATAGTATCAGGATTGACATGAAAATCCGAGCTGATTGAATGATTAATAAAGCAGCTTaagcatattttaatatatattgtataggTAGTTGATCGCTTTCGTTATATAGTTTTGCCAATCGATTGGTTTTaagaaatttcataaaaatgttaaaagttAGTTGTTTTTAGCGAAATAAAAGCAGTTGACTTGTTAAATATACGTTCTTACTAAATGAGTGTAGTGTACATTGAATCacaaataaagcaaaatgttattaaaagaTGTAGTGGAAGTATTTATGCAAGCTAATTGACGAACAATTGTCATTTTGAGACCAATTTCATGAGCATCATAAAATTGTCATTATCAGTTCATGATAAATAAAAGCACATTAACATAACCCAAATATTATCCTAATGAATCATTAAACATTACCCCAATGGTATTTACCAGCTGCCagctaattaaattgaaatattattgcatttaattatcgGGCTGGTATTCGGCGTGGCACATAGGACTGCCGCCAATTGCTGAGCCTCCCATTCGGCTCGACTAGAGTCAACTGTTTGGGTGCATTCTCTGGTCTCGCATAAAATGTCAACTGCATTAGCATCATCATAATGGCAACACTCTAAAGACTGCCCGGGAGCAGGCTGCCGGTCC from Drosophila virilis strain 15010-1051.87 chromosome 2, Dvir_AGI_RSII-ME, whole genome shotgun sequence carries:
- the soti gene encoding male-specific protein scotti; translated protein: MEQGVVEELIHLQLPEVEAVDVVNVPDGNGDGDGDGDGDGNDAWERQLDEVQMQAMRLENPQVAMLLDAPHEPPIELHHMLEPVNVPQRPRKKRSFLTISKPFHVQPERCALISNGWRAVQCVQPEKRGEYFANYLIKHMNSRNYPNGEGLPNRWGQF